From a region of the Coffea arabica cultivar ET-39 chromosome 3e, Coffea Arabica ET-39 HiFi, whole genome shotgun sequence genome:
- the LOC113734774 gene encoding protein ARV 2-like isoform X2, protein MEKKSDFRCVECSFPIKSLYIQYSPGNIRLMKCGNCKKVADEYIECEVMIILIDLILHKPKAYRHLFYNMFTRDILDFEVLIDVVLGNFLFMSVVLIGSAKFLMNTSVGVLECKDTVLTMLVSSYFKIFLIAMMVWEFPSSMIIMIDMFVLSSNTVALKVIANSATIRCFGVCFAAHAVKFFVSEWLRTLHLS, encoded by the exons ATGGAGAAGAAGAGCGATTTTAGATGTGTTGAATGTTCTTTTCCAATCAAGAGTCTCTACATCCAGTATTCTCCCGGAAACATCCGCCTCATGAAATGT GGGAATTGCAAAAAGGTGGCTGATGAATATATTGAGTGTGAAGTCATG ATTATTCTAATTGATTTGATTCTGCACAAGCCTAAGGCATATAGACATTTGTTCTACAATATGTTCACCAGAGATATTCTGGATTTTGAG GTCTTGATTGATGTTGTTTTGGGAAATTTCTTGTTTATGTCTGTGGTACTCATCGGTTCTGCAAAGTTTCTAATGAATACTTCAGTTGGAGTTCTGGA GTGCAAAGATACAGTCCTTACTATGCTTGTTTCCAGTTACTTCAAGATATTTCTTATTGCCATGATG GTATGGGAATTTCCTTCTTCCATGATCATCATGATTGATATGTTTGTTCTGTCATCAAATACAGTTGCTTTAAAAG TGATTGCCAACTCAGCTACCATTAGATGCTTTGGGGTCTGCTTCGCTGCGCATGCTGTGAAGTTTTTTGTCAGTGAATGGCTCAGAACACTGCATTTGAGCTAA
- the LOC113734774 gene encoding protein ARV 2-like isoform X1, with translation MEKKSDFRCVECSFPIKSLYIQYSPGNIRLMKCGNCKKVADEYIECEVMIILIDLILHKPKAYRHLFYNMFTRDILDFECLMWKLLLGFLMLDSYRTWVLNVNDSESISLMSFAAVLRFSGKVLIDVVLGNFLFMSVVLIGSAKFLMNTSVGVLECKDTVLTMLVSSYFKIFLIAMMVWEFPSSMIIMIDMFVLSSNTVALKVIANSATIRCFGVCFAAHAVKFFVSEWLRTLHLS, from the exons ATGGAGAAGAAGAGCGATTTTAGATGTGTTGAATGTTCTTTTCCAATCAAGAGTCTCTACATCCAGTATTCTCCCGGAAACATCCGCCTCATGAAATGT GGGAATTGCAAAAAGGTGGCTGATGAATATATTGAGTGTGAAGTCATG ATTATTCTAATTGATTTGATTCTGCACAAGCCTAAGGCATATAGACATTTGTTCTACAATATGTTCACCAGAGATATTCTGGATTTTGAG TGTTTAATGTGGAAACTACTATTGGGTTTTTTAATGTTGGATTCTT ACAGAACATGGGTGTTAAATGTGAATGACTCGGAAAGCATTTCGTTAATGAGCTTTGCTGCAGTATTGCGGTTTTCTGGGAAG GTCTTGATTGATGTTGTTTTGGGAAATTTCTTGTTTATGTCTGTGGTACTCATCGGTTCTGCAAAGTTTCTAATGAATACTTCAGTTGGAGTTCTGGA GTGCAAAGATACAGTCCTTACTATGCTTGTTTCCAGTTACTTCAAGATATTTCTTATTGCCATGATG GTATGGGAATTTCCTTCTTCCATGATCATCATGATTGATATGTTTGTTCTGTCATCAAATACAGTTGCTTTAAAAG TGATTGCCAACTCAGCTACCATTAGATGCTTTGGGGTCTGCTTCGCTGCGCATGCTGTGAAGTTTTTTGTCAGTGAATGGCTCAGAACACTGCATTTGAGCTAA